The Bradyrhizobium guangxiense genomic sequence TGACATTTTGATCTCTCGCGACGGATTTTTCATGCGCTGCTTGGTCGTGGCCGACCTGCACTACTCGCTGCCGCAGCTCGACTGGCTGGTCAACGCGGCGCCGCAATTCGACCTCTTGATCTTCGCCGGCGATGCGCTCGACATCGGCTCGATGGGGGATTTTCGCGCGCAGATCGTGGTGGTGAAGAAGTACCTGGCGCTGCTTGCGGCAAAGACCCGCGTGATCCTCTGCTCCGGCAATCACGACCTCGACGAGCGCAATGTAGAGGGCGAAAAGATTTCGCGCTGGATCTCGGAGGTGCGCGAGCTTGGCATTGCCTGCGACGGCGACAGCCTCACCATCGGGGACATCCTGTTCACGGTGTGCCCGTGGTGGGACGGGCCCCTGGTCAAGCAGCGCCTCGTCGAGCAGTTGCGCGATGCCGCCGCCAACCGGCCGCAGCGCTGGATCTGGGCACATCACGCGCCGCCGGCGGATTCACCGACCAGCTGGGGCGGCAAGCGCTTCTTCGGCGATGTCGAGCTGGTGCAGTGGATCATGCAGTACCAGCCGTCGATGGTGATCTCGGGCCATGTGCATCAATCGCCCTTCATCACCAATGGATCATGGTTCGACCGGCTGGGACAGACCTGGGTCTTCAACACCGGCCTGCAACCGGGCCGCCCTCCGACCTACATCGTGCTGGATCTCGATGCAGAGAGGGCGTTCTGGCTGGCGGCCGGCGAAGCGCAGTGGATCGACCTTGCTGCGCCGCTGAAGCGGCCCGCAGCTCCCATTGAAGCGCCACCCGACTGGCTCACATTCTTGGATCAGATTGCCGATCCGAGCCTGGCGAGACCTCAAGCGGCGGCAGGTTGATCATGCTCTGCAGCACCTCGCCGACCATGGCCAGATGCGTGCCGTGGCCGGCATATTGCCGCTTGAGATCAGCAAGATAGGTGTTGGCGACGTTGAGCCGCTGCGCCAGCATCTTGGCGATCAGCAACGCGATGCCCGGCTCCTGCTTGAGGAACGAGGCGGCGTCCTCGAACTCATAGACGACGGCATCGGAGCAGGCTCGCACCGTCGCCGTATGCGGCAGGCCCAGCAGCACGGACATCTCGCCGAGAATCGCGCCGGGTTCTGTGACGGTGGCGACCACCATCTCGCCTTTGAGTACCTCGAGCTTGCCTTGCATCAGCACATAGAGATGACCGCTGGTGCCACCCTCTGTGACCACCAGCGTGCCGGCTGCACCCCGCCGTTCCGTTCCGCCGGTGCAATAATCCAGGACTGCGCGCATCTTGCGAAAGCTCCCATCGCTGGGGATACCCCACCCGATACTAGAGCACGATCCGTGCCACGCGGCAAATCAACGCGGGCGCGACAGGCGTTTGGCGAGGTGGACCGACTGCCAGTCTCCGAGCCCGGTGTCGTCGAAGCCCGCCTTCTTGGCGAGGCCACGCATCTCGACGTTCGTGCGCGCCGTCTCGGCGGCGATCATCTCGTGGCCGAGATCGATCGCACGCCTTTCCATCGCCGTCATCATCTGGAGGCCAAGACCCCGGCGCTGGAAGGCGTCGGCGATCGAGATGGCAAACTCGCCATGGCGCGCGGCCGCATCATAGGCGTATCGCGCTTCGCCGATGATCCTGCCCCGCCCCTCCTCCCTGAGCTCGGCGAGCAAGGTGAAATTGTCGAGACTGCTCCTGGCGATCCACTCCGCGGCGACCACGCCGGGGTCTGCGCGCGCACCGCTGAATCGCTTGTTGCGGGATGTCGCGGACAGGTCGATGAAATAGACCGACAGGTTCTCCACGTCGGACGCGCAGGCGGTCCTGATGCAGACGATACCCTTCGCTTCGGCCAGTTCGACCGGCGCGACGACCTCTCCCGGAAACGGCTGTGACATGCGCGGCGCCTTCGGCAAGTTGCTGAGAGCTGCACACCTAGCCGAGGCCACGCACCGTCCGCTTGGACAGTGCTGCCAATCATGCGGCTGAAAACGAACCGCGCGTTGTCATGTGCTGCGCGTCACACCCGCGAGCTGATCAACGCCGCCTTCGCCGCGGCATTGAGGATGGCGTCGCGCGCGGAATGGTCGACCGCGATGCGCAGGTGCAGCGTGTCGCCGTCGGCGATCGCCTCCTCGGCGCGCGTGATCGCGCCTGCGGTGATGAAGGCTTGGGTTGCACCTGCGACGCCTGCCCGTCGAACTTGACGACGGATCGATCTGCATCATGGTCAAGATCAGGCCGGCGACACCGAACTGCGGATAGCCGCCTTGGCCGCGCACTTCACTTGCGCATCAACAGCGACTCCTCGAACGAGTTGAATGGGCCGCGGCCAGCCGGAACGTGCGTTGATACCCGGTTCCACGGATCGCCCTGGGCCAATCTCTTGCTGAAATCCTGTGAGGACTCCCGGTAATGGCTGACCGCGATGAGGACCCGGGCAATATCAGCCATGCCCGCCGCGCGTACGATGGCCAGATAGCAGCCCCGTGTTGGCGACGGCCGTCTTAGCCGGACGGATGAATTCAGGTTTATGGGTCAGCTTGGTGCGTTGCCAGCGGTCAGTACTCGCGCGGGTTAGCTCGTTGAGGTCTACATTTGATTTCCCAAAGAAAACGCCGCCCAGTGGGTCGCAAAGGTGGTGGTACGGGTTGATAGCGCGCGAACTGTGATGCTAGCTTCTCGCCGTCATGTTTACGCTTGAGCGGTCTAAGAACGACACGTCGATCGGACTCGACCTATTGCGTGCCTTGGCGGCACAGATGGTGTGCGTCGGTCACGCATGGAATCTGACCTTCAACGATGGCAACGCCTTCAGCAATCACACCAATGCACGCTCTACCTTCATCCCGTACATCGGGGTGATGTTGTTCTTCGTACTGTCCGGTTTCGTTATCGCCTACACGCTGCACTCGAGATCGCGCCGTCCAGAGTATAGTTTTGGCGAGTATGCCATTGAACGCTTTGCGAGGATTTACTCCGCCTATCTTCCGGCGCTGATTTTGATCGCCGGTCTTGATGCACTGTCACTCTCCCTCGGCGCTCCGATCGAGCCGAATCACATCATCGATTTTCTTAAAAACCTGGTGATGCTGCAGGGCTATCCTGCTGACTGGGCTGGCTACACATTTGGGACCGCGGGGCAGCTCAGTTCGCTTGCTGCAGAATTTCACATCTACTTCTTTGTCGGCGGCGCGTTCTTTTTCTGCATCGGGCGAAATCGCATCGCTACGGCCCTGGTAGCGCTGGCCTTCGTTTTCATGCCGCTCTCCTATTTGCGGGAAGAAGCGATGAGTGATCGCAATCTTTTCGCATTGTGGCTTGCCGGATTCGGCGGCTACTTCATCTGCAACGGGATGCAGATCGAGCGACACGCCTGTCGCATTGCCGGCATTATTGCGATTATCGCGCTATGGTACTGGATATCTCGCAGGCATGGTGACGGCGATGAATATCGGTTGTCGGCCTATCTTCCATTCGCCATAGCATTCGTCTGTTTCTGCATCGCGACACAGTCAACGCATATCTTGGCACGATTGGAGCGACCGATCACCGTAGCGGCCAACTACTCTTTCTCTCTTTTCCTGATCCACGTTTCAATCATCAAGCCACTTATTTATTGGTGGCCGCTTTCAAAAACCAGCGGTCTTCTTACCGCAATCGTCGTCGCCAATATCGCTGCCGCTGCGTTTGCGCAGCTTACTGAAGCAAAACACCGACAGCTTGCGTCTCGGCTAAAAGAAACTTTTGGGATGGGACCTATGGTGGATCGGCAGGTTATTGGCGCCCAAAACACGCGATGAAACTGTTAGCGAGCGGCGGCGTCGCTCCCGAGGGAGATGACGTCGTCCCATGTTTTTGCAGCGCTATCATGGCTCTGCCGCTTGCTGCCAATCATGCGCCGAAACGAACCGCGCGTTGTCATGTGCGCGTCACACCCGCGAGAGCGACGGCACCTCTTCGGGCAGGATCGCCTGAAGGCCGCCGAAACGGCGCTCGCGGCCGTGGAAAGAGGTCAGGGCGGCGGCGAGATCGCCCGCGTCGAACTCGGGCCACATCCGCTCGGTGAAGTGCAGCTCGGCATAGGCGCCTTCCCAGAGCAGGAAGTCCGACAGCCGCTTCTCGCCCGAGGTGCGGATGATGAGATCGACGTCGCGCAAGCCGGCTTCGCCGGTCACGAGCTGCGAAAAGGCTTCGCGGGTGATGCTGGTCAACGCGGCTGCCTTCGCCGCGGCATTGAGGATGGCGTCGCGCGCGGAATAGTCCACCGCGATGCGCAGGTGCAGCGCGCCGCCGTCGGCGGTCGCCTCCTCGGCGCGTGTGATCGCGCCTGCAATACCCTCAGGCAGGCGGTCGCGACGTCCGATCACGGTGAGGCGCACGCCGTTCTTGACCAGGCTCTGCACCTCGCTCGCGAGATAGAAGCGCAGCAAGGTCATCAGTGCGGCGACCTCCGCCTTCGGCCTGCGCCAATTGTCGGTGGAGAAGGCGTAGAGCGTCAATGTACCGATGCCCTGCTTCGGCGCGGCCTCGACGACGCGGCGGATCGTCTCGACACCGGCCTCGTGGCCGCGCACGCGCGACAGGCCGCTGCGCGTCGCCCATCGTCCGTTGCCGTCCATGATGATGCCGACATGAAGCTTCTCGCTACAGGACATGTCACTTTGCATTGCAAAGTCTCCGGTCAAAAAGGGGGGAGGATCAGGTCGAGACGATGCCGAGGCGGCCGAGCGGCGGCGCCTCGCGCCCGGCGGCCTTGGCGGCGTCGCGCACCAGGCGTTCGAGCACGGCGAGATAATCGAGGAAACGGCGGCGCCCGGTCTTGGTGAGGCGGCAGGTGGTGTGCGGGCGGTTGCCCTCATAGCCCTTGATCACGTCGACGAGGCCGGCCTCCTGGAGCACGGCAAGGTGCCGGCTGAGATTGCCGTCGGTGAGGCCGCACAGCTGCTTGAGATCGGCGAATGCCAGCCCCTTGGGATGCGCCATCAGCGAGGTCAGTAACCCGAGCCTCGCCTTCTCGTGGATCACGCGGTCGAGCCCTTCGTAGGAGAAGGGCGCGCTGTCAGTCTTCGACATCATGGTCTCCGGATGCGAAATGCAGAATGCCCGCCATCACGGACTGCCCGATCACGAAGGGCAGACCCATGGTCCATGGCGAAAGCGTGTGGGTCTGGCTCGCGAGCACCACCACCGCAAAGCCAGACACGAAATACCAGGCGCCGGCGAGCGCGACGGTGCGCGGCAGGGAGCGGACTGAGGCGAAGATGCCGAGCGACACCAGGATCTGCCACAGGCCCGGGAGCAGCCACAGCGCCTCGCCCGCGAACTTCCACATCACCACCGCGAGCAGCACGCCGGCAACGCCCGCCGGCAGGAACTGCTCGACCGCCTGGTGGATCATGACGTCGGCCAGACCCGAATGATGACGGCGCGATCGCGCGCGCATCTCGATCCCGATCATCAGGACGGAGAGCGCGGCAGCGACGAACCAGCCGACGAAGAAGCCGAGCGGCTCGCCGGGGGGATCGCCGAGCAGCCAGAATTGCAGGACCGCGGTGAGCAGAGCGACCACGGCGGTCGCGGCCATCGTCGCCGTGCCATAACCGCGGAACGCGGTGCCGGCCGCGATCTGGCTGCGGATCGCCACGATGTCGGCCAGTGCCTTGTCGAGATCACGCATTGGCAACGCCAAAACCTCGCTCCGCGCATGCCCGCCGGGATCGTCAATACCACGTACTTTGTACCGCAAAGTATATAGCGACACAAAGTAGACGCAAGCCCGAAATCGCCGCGAGAGGATTTGCGCCGCGGCGGACAACTGCCGGTTGCACAAACCGTGCCTGCCCAGATAAGATGCGCTCGAAAGCGTCCGGGGGCTGGTATGTGGCTTAGATCATTCATCATCGCGTCCTTGTTGCAGGTAGTTGTCGCGGGAGTTGCGAATGCGGCGGGACCGTTCGGCAGCGTCAATGTCGGCAACTGGATCGGCGGCGCCTTCAGCAATGACCAGACGGGCGCCTTCTCCCATTGTGCGGCGACAACTCCTTACGCAAACGGCGTCATCCTCGTCGTGAGCCAGAATGCCGCCGGCACCTGGTCGCTCGCTTTTGCAAGTCCCGGCTACCGCTTCAACAAGGGTGAGAACGCCGCGATCGACGTCACCTTTGACGGGCAGGAGCAAGCCAGGCTGTACGCGACGGCGTACCAGTCCAACATGCTCACGGCCATCATGCCGCTCAATGTCGTGCGGACGTTTCAGAAGGCGAGTCTTATGGTGGCGACGGCCGGCCGCGCCGTTTTGAATTTCGATCTGACATCGACCGGGCCGGTCATCGCGGCCCTGGCCAATTGCGTGAGCAAGGTGAAAGCCGACGGGCTCGACAAGGCCGGCGATTTCACCAAGGGTACGGCCAAGCCGGCAGCCACGGCAGAGAAGCAGGCCGCGCCGCCGGCCGGCAAGTCCGCCAAGTCCAAGAGTGGCACCGGCTTCGTGGTCAGCGCCAATGGGCACGTCGTCACGAACCACCACGTGATCGACGGTTGCAGTGACCTCAAGGGCAATCTCACGGGCGAGGCCGCAACGGCGTTGCGCGTCGTATCGAGCGATGCAACCAACGATCTCGCCCTCTTGCAGGCGCCGTCGACGGCGACGTTCAAGGAGTTTGCCCGGATCCGCGACCGCTCGATCCGCTCGGGCGATTCCGTCGTCGCGATCGGCTTTCCCTACCGCGGGCTACTGAGCTCGGACTTCACCGTGACCACCGGTATCGTGAGCTCGCTCAGTGGCATGCGCAACGATTCGCGTTTCCTGCAGATCAGTGCGCCTGTGCAGCCAGGCAACAGCGGAGGCCCGCTGTTCGATACCGCCGGTCAGATCGTCGGCGTGGTCACGGGAAAGCTCGACAATCTGCGGATCGCGGTCGCAACCGGCAACATCCCGGAGAACATCAATTTCGCCATCAAGACCGGGGCGCTGCGCGACTTTCTCGACAATTCCGTGGTGCCGTACCAGACCGCCGAGCCCAAGGGCGAGCTGAAGACCACCGACATCGCCGCCAACGCCCGCGCCTACACGATGCTGATCTCATGTACCGGCACGGAACAGGCCGACGCGAAGCGGTGAATCGCTCTCAGTACGGTGCGACGGGCCGCGTGCGCCGCGGCGGCCGTGGTTGCTGCGGCTGCCCCTGGCCGTACGCGAAGCGCGGGTTGCGATCGCAGTACAGCAGCCGGCCGGATACGCTGGCCTGGCATTGTTCATAGCTGCTGTAGGCGCATTCGCCGGGATAATCAAACTCGCCGCCCTGGGCGCACCAGGGATAGTCGCGGGCGGCTGCGGGCGTGATGGTGGCGAAGCCGGCCAGGATCGCCGCACCGAGCGTTAGCAGCACCAATTGCGTCTTGCGCATGATCCAACTCCTCTCTAGCAGGCACGAGCTACGGTGCCATCTATCATCAGGTTTCGCGGCGCTGTTTTATTCCAGATCAATTGGAACGAAACCCGCAAGAAAAAAGCCCTGCCAGGCGGCAGGGCTCCCTTCCCGGCTATCACAAGCTCGCTACTCGACCTTGAGGCCGGCGAACTCGACGACCTTCTTCCACTTCTCGGTCTCGGCCTTGATCTCCTCGCCGAACGCTTCCGGGGTCTGCACCCGCGGTTCGCCGCCGAGCTCGACCAGGCGCTTGGTCATGTCGGGCTCCTTCATCAGCGTGTTGATCTCGCTGTTGAGCTTGGTAATGATCTCCTTTGGCGTGTTCTTCGGCGCGCCCATGCCGAACAGCGCGCTGGCCTCGTAGTCCTTCACGGTCTCAGAGATCGCCTGCACGTCGGGCAGCTGCGGCGAGCGCTGCGCGGTGGTGACGCCGATTGCGCGCAGCGAGCCGGAGCGAATGTGCTGGATGATCGAGGGCATGTTGTCGAAGATCACCTGCACCTGGCCGCCGAGCATGTCGGTGATCGCAGGCGCCGCGCCGCGATAGGGCACGTGCTGCATCTTGCAGCCGGTCATGGCCATGAACATCTCGCCGGACAGATGCACCGAGGTGCCGTTGCCGGACGAGGCCATGTTGACCTTGCCGGGATTGGCCTTCACGTACTCGATGAACTCGGCGACGTTCTTCGCCGGCACGTCCTTGTTGACGGTCATCACGTTCGGCACGCGCTGGAACGAGGCGACCGGCGCGATGTCCCGCACGAAGTTGAACTTCAGATTGGCGTAGAGCGAGGCGTTGATGTAGTTGGCCGGATTGACCAGCTGCAGTGTGTAGCCGTCGGGCTCGGCGTTGACGACCGATTCGGTGCCGATGTTGTTGCCGGCGCCCGGCTTGTTCTCGATCACGAATTGTTGGCCGAACTTCTCCGAGAGCCGCTGGCCGATCAGTCGCGCCAGGATGTCGGTGGCGCCGCCCGGCGGATAGCCGACCACCCATTTCACGGGCCGAGCCGGATAATCGGCGGCAAGGGCCTTCGACAGCGGGGTGGCTGCAAGCGGACTGGCGGCGAGCAGGCCCAGCGCGGTACGGCGAGTGATCATCTCAAGGGTTCTCCCAGTGTTGTTCTTGAAGCCAGATGGCTTGAGCCCGGCGTCGGTGGGGTTGTAACAAAGCTTGCCGCAGGCGGAAAGTGCACGGGGCGCATCACGACGAAAGGATAAGACATGCCGGTCAAGGTCGAAGCTCTCGATCATCTCGTGATCAACGTCTCCGATGTCGCGACCACCGCGGACTGGTACCGCAGGATTCTCGGCATGGAAGTCAAGGTGTTCGATCCCGGCGGCGGCAAAGCGCCGCGGACTTCACTTCATTTTGGTAACCAGAAGATCAACGTCCGGCCGCGCGATGCCGACAAGGTGGAATGGTTCACCGCGGACCACCAGACCGCCGGCAGCGAGGACCTCTGCTTCCTGACCTCGGCAGCGCCCGACGAGGTGGTGGCGCATTTGCAGGCACACAACGTTGCGATCGAGGAAGGCCCGGGCCCCAGGCAGGGCGCGCGCGGAACGCTGCGCTCGGTCTATTGCCGCGATCCGGATGGCAGCTTGATCGAGATCTCGTCCTACGGGGATTGAGGCGCTCCCCCGATTTGCTCCCTGCGTCGTCCGATGGCAGAAAGACGCAATCATCAAGAGGCAGCCGCCACCAAGATGCAGGCTGCACGGGGAGGAGCCATGTCACTTCAACAGAGCACAGCCGGAATCGTCGGCCCATTCGACGGGCTCGACGTGCCCTGGCTGCTCGAGATGCGCGCCAGGGTCCGTCGTGATCATCCGTTCCTGATCTGGGCGCCGTTCGACGCGCCGGCGCGGCGCTGGAGCTATGGTGAATTTCACGAGCGGGTCGGTGCGCTCGCCGCAGGCCTCGCCAAGCGCGGCGTGCGTCCAGGCGAATATGTGCTCATCCATCTCGACAATTGCATCGAGGCGCTGCTGGCCTGGTTTGCCTGTGTCGAGCTCGGCGCCATTGCGGTCACCACCAACACGCGCTCGGCGCCGGCGGAGATCGCATATTTCGCCGACCATTGCGGCGCGGTCGCCGCGATCACGCAGCCGGCCTATGTGGAAGTCGTCGCGCAGAACTGCCGCAACATTCGCTGGCTGGCGGTGACCTCGCACGATGCGGGCGCCGCGCCGGCACAGCCGGTCTCCCGCGGCGACAGCTTCGAATCCCTGTTCGCCGACAGCGCCGAGCGTCCGACGCGCGCGACCGATCCGCTCGCGCCGTGCAGCGTGCAATACACCTCGGGTACGACGTCGCGGCCGAAGGCGGTGCTGTGGACCCACGCCAACGCGCTGTGGGGTGCCAAGATCAACGCCGCGCATGAGGACTTGCATGCGAGTGACGTGCACCAGGCCTATCTGCCGCTGTTCCACACCAATGCGCTAGCCTATTCCATGCTCGCGACGCTGTGGGTCGGGGCCCCCTGCGTGATCCAGCCGCGCTTTTCCGCCAGCCGGTTCTGGGGCGTCGCGCGCGAGCACGGCGCGACGTGGACCTCGACGATTCCGTTCTGCATGAAGGCGCTGCTCGAGCAGGAGATCCCGAAAGACCACAAATTCCGTCTCTGGGGCTCGGCGATCAACGAGCCGCCGGCCTTCGCCGGCTTCGGCGTCAAGGTCATCGGATGGTGGGGCATGACCGAGACCATCACCCACGGCATCGTCGGCGAGGTCGACCAGCCCAATATCCCGATGTCGATCGGCCGCGCCGCTCCCGAATATCAGATCCGCATCACCGACGATGACGGCCGGCCGACCGAGGTCGGCGGCACCGGCAATCTCGCGATCAAGGGCATCCCCGGCCTGTCGCTGTTCGCCGAATATCTGCACAACGAGAAGGCGACGCGCGAGAGTTTTGACGCGCACGGCTTCTTCCTCACCGGCGATCGCGTCGAGCGGCTTCAAGACGGCTACATCAAGTTCGGCGACCGCGCCAAGGACATGTTGAAGGTCGGCGGCGAGAACGTCGCGGCCTCCGAGATCGAGCAGGTGATCGCGCTGGTGCCGGGCGTGCGCGAGGCCGCCGTGGTGGCGAAATCGCATCCGATGCTGGACGAGGTGCCTGTTGTCTTCATCATTCCGCAGGGCGGCGTGGCCGGCGCTGCGCCCGATCTGCACGAGCGCGTGATGACGGCCTGCCGCAAGGGTCTCGCCGACTTCAAGGTGCCGCGCG encodes the following:
- a CDS encoding VOC family protein, producing MPVKVEALDHLVINVSDVATTADWYRRILGMEVKVFDPGGGKAPRTSLHFGNQKINVRPRDADKVEWFTADHQTAGSEDLCFLTSAAPDEVVAHLQAHNVAIEEGPGPRQGARGTLRSVYCRDPDGSLIEISSYGD
- a CDS encoding metallophosphoesterase family protein; the protein is MRCLVVADLHYSLPQLDWLVNAAPQFDLLIFAGDALDIGSMGDFRAQIVVVKKYLALLAAKTRVILCSGNHDLDERNVEGEKISRWISEVRELGIACDGDSLTIGDILFTVCPWWDGPLVKQRLVEQLRDAAANRPQRWIWAHHAPPADSPTSWGGKRFFGDVELVQWIMQYQPSMVISGHVHQSPFITNGSWFDRLGQTWVFNTGLQPGRPPTYIVLDLDAERAFWLAAGEAQWIDLAAPLKRPAAPIEAPPDWLTFLDQIADPSLARPQAAAG
- a CDS encoding S1C family serine protease: MWLRSFIIASLLQVVVAGVANAAGPFGSVNVGNWIGGAFSNDQTGAFSHCAATTPYANGVILVVSQNAAGTWSLAFASPGYRFNKGENAAIDVTFDGQEQARLYATAYQSNMLTAIMPLNVVRTFQKASLMVATAGRAVLNFDLTSTGPVIAALANCVSKVKADGLDKAGDFTKGTAKPAATAEKQAAPPAGKSAKSKSGTGFVVSANGHVVTNHHVIDGCSDLKGNLTGEAATALRVVSSDATNDLALLQAPSTATFKEFARIRDRSIRSGDSVVAIGFPYRGLLSSDFTVTTGIVSSLSGMRNDSRFLQISAPVQPGNSGGPLFDTAGQIVGVVTGKLDNLRIAVATGNIPENINFAIKTGALRDFLDNSVVPYQTAEPKGELKTTDIAANARAYTMLISCTGTEQADAKR
- a CDS encoding Bug family tripartite tricarboxylate transporter substrate binding protein — its product is MITRRTALGLLAASPLAATPLSKALAADYPARPVKWVVGYPPGGATDILARLIGQRLSEKFGQQFVIENKPGAGNNIGTESVVNAEPDGYTLQLVNPANYINASLYANLKFNFVRDIAPVASFQRVPNVMTVNKDVPAKNVAEFIEYVKANPGKVNMASSGNGTSVHLSGEMFMAMTGCKMQHVPYRGAAPAITDMLGGQVQVIFDNMPSIIQHIRSGSLRAIGVTTAQRSPQLPDVQAISETVKDYEASALFGMGAPKNTPKEIITKLNSEINTLMKEPDMTKRLVELGGEPRVQTPEAFGEEIKAETEKWKKVVEFAGLKVE
- a CDS encoding transcriptional regulator, producing the protein MSKTDSAPFSYEGLDRVIHEKARLGLLTSLMAHPKGLAFADLKQLCGLTDGNLSRHLAVLQEAGLVDVIKGYEGNRPHTTCRLTKTGRRRFLDYLAVLERLVRDAAKAAGREAPPLGRLGIVST
- a CDS encoding AMP-binding protein — its product is MSLQQSTAGIVGPFDGLDVPWLLEMRARVRRDHPFLIWAPFDAPARRWSYGEFHERVGALAAGLAKRGVRPGEYVLIHLDNCIEALLAWFACVELGAIAVTTNTRSAPAEIAYFADHCGAVAAITQPAYVEVVAQNCRNIRWLAVTSHDAGAAPAQPVSRGDSFESLFADSAERPTRATDPLAPCSVQYTSGTTSRPKAVLWTHANALWGAKINAAHEDLHASDVHQAYLPLFHTNALAYSMLATLWVGAPCVIQPRFSASRFWGVAREHGATWTSTIPFCMKALLEQEIPKDHKFRLWGSAINEPPAFAGFGVKVIGWWGMTETITHGIVGEVDQPNIPMSIGRAAPEYQIRITDDDGRPTEVGGTGNLAIKGIPGLSLFAEYLHNEKATRESFDAHGFFLTGDRVERLQDGYIKFGDRAKDMLKVGGENVAASEIEQVIALVPGVREAAVVAKSHPMLDEVPVVFIIPQGGVAGAAPDLHERVMTACRKGLADFKVPREIRLVEDMPRSTLEKVAKAELRKMVG
- a CDS encoding DUF3551 domain-containing protein, whose translation is MRKTQLVLLTLGAAILAGFATITPAAARDYPWCAQGGEFDYPGECAYSSYEQCQASVSGRLLYCDRNPRFAYGQGQPQQPRPPRRTRPVAPY
- a CDS encoding Crp/Fnr family transcriptional regulator yields the protein MRAVLDYCTGGTERRGAAGTLVVTEGGTSGHLYVLMQGKLEVLKGEMVVATVTEPGAILGEMSVLLGLPHTATVRACSDAVVYEFEDAASFLKQEPGIALLIAKMLAQRLNVANTYLADLKRQYAGHGTHLAMVGEVLQSMINLPPLEVSPGSDRQSDPRM
- a CDS encoding acyltransferase family protein gives rise to the protein MFTLERSKNDTSIGLDLLRALAAQMVCVGHAWNLTFNDGNAFSNHTNARSTFIPYIGVMLFFVLSGFVIAYTLHSRSRRPEYSFGEYAIERFARIYSAYLPALILIAGLDALSLSLGAPIEPNHIIDFLKNLVMLQGYPADWAGYTFGTAGQLSSLAAEFHIYFFVGGAFFFCIGRNRIATALVALAFVFMPLSYLREEAMSDRNLFALWLAGFGGYFICNGMQIERHACRIAGIIAIIALWYWISRRHGDGDEYRLSAYLPFAIAFVCFCIATQSTHILARLERPITVAANYSFSLFLIHVSIIKPLIYWWPLSKTSGLLTAIVVANIAAAAFAQLTEAKHRQLASRLKETFGMGPMVDRQVIGAQNTR
- a CDS encoding di-trans,poly-cis-decaprenylcistransferase — translated: MQSDMSCSEKLHVGIIMDGNGRWATRSGLSRVRGHEAGVETIRRVVEAAPKQGIGTLTLYAFSTDNWRRPKAEVAALMTLLRFYLASEVQSLVKNGVRLTVIGRRDRLPEGIAGAITRAEEATADGGALHLRIAVDYSARDAILNAAAKAAALTSITREAFSQLVTGEAGLRDVDLIIRTSGEKRLSDFLLWEGAYAELHFTERMWPEFDAGDLAAALTSFHGRERRFGGLQAILPEEVPSLSRV
- a CDS encoding GNAT family N-acetyltransferase; the encoded protein is MSQPFPGEVVAPVELAEAKGIVCIRTACASDVENLSVYFIDLSATSRNKRFSGARADPGVVAAEWIARSSLDNFTLLAELREEGRGRIIGEARYAYDAAARHGEFAISIADAFQRRGLGLQMMTAMERRAIDLGHEMIAAETARTNVEMRGLAKKAGFDDTGLGDWQSVHLAKRLSRPR